The genomic DNA TACCCAGAAATTTATTACCGAAGAAATTGATGAGCCATTCACCCAGGAAGAAGAAGAGGTAGATGCTGAACATCAGCGAATCGTTAACTTGCTTGAAACAAGTATTGAAGATCTAAACCTGAGTGTACGGTCGTATAACTGCTTGAAGTCTGCAAATATTAATACGATTGGCGAACTGGTTACTCGGGATGAACAGGATCTGTTGAAATTTCGAAATTTTGGAAAAAAATCCCTTGCCGAACTTGTTGAAGTCATTGAAGGTAAAGATCTTCATTTCGGTATGGATGTTAGTAAGTATTTGGATAAATCATAAAGGTATTATAGATCACAATGCGTCATTTAAAAAAAGGAAGAAAACTTAGTCGCTCCTCATCACATCGCAAGGCTACTTTAGCCTCGCTTTCGAATGCGTTGATTAAGGAGCATCGAATTGTTACGACAGTTGCTAAAGCAAAAGAACTGCGTCCATTTATAGAACCTCTCATTACGAAGGCTAAGACTGATAATCCTCATAAGCGTCGGCAGGTTTTTGCTAAACTGAATGACAAGGAAGCAGTTTCTCATCTTTTTGATGAGGTAGCTCAGAAAGCAATGGACAGACCGGGTGGTTATACTCGAGTTGTCAAACTGGGTTATCGTTCAGGTGATAATGCACAAACGGCTGTTATAGAGCTTGTAGATTATAATGATATACAGCCCGAGGATAGCAAAAAGAAGCAGCGCACGCGTCGTTCTGGGTCTTCTAATAAGACTACTTCTTCCGACTCTGGTCAAGAGCAATAGACAAGCGATGATTTATCTGGGAAGAAGAGTTGGTTAGTTTTACGTCTAATTTAGATCTATTCTTATATTTATTAGCGTATAATATTTTGAATAAAATAAATATAAGAATAAATTTGTTTTTTAGGATATATATTTTTATCATTGGATCGCTTCGGAGATGGACTA from Fodinibius salinus includes the following:
- the rplQ gene encoding 50S ribosomal protein L17 yields the protein MRHLKKGRKLSRSSSHRKATLASLSNALIKEHRIVTTVAKAKELRPFIEPLITKAKTDNPHKRRQVFAKLNDKEAVSHLFDEVAQKAMDRPGGYTRVVKLGYRSGDNAQTAVIELVDYNDIQPEDSKKKQRTRRSGSSNKTTSSDSGQEQ